The following are encoded together in the Bos indicus isolate NIAB-ARS_2022 breed Sahiwal x Tharparkar chromosome 29, NIAB-ARS_B.indTharparkar_mat_pri_1.0, whole genome shotgun sequence genome:
- the OTUB1 gene encoding ubiquitin thioesterase OTUB1, whose product MAAEEPQQQKQEPLGSDSEGVNCLAYDEAIMAQQDRIQQEIAVQNPLVSERLELSVLYKEYAEDDNIYQQKIKDLHKKYSYIRKTRPDGNCFYRAFGFSHLEALLDDSKELQRFKAVSAKSKEDLVSQGFTEFTIEDFHNTFMDLIEQVEKRTPVADLLASFNDQSTSDYLVVYLRLLTSGYLQRESKFFEHFIEGGRTVKEFCQQEVEPMCKESDHIHIIALAQALSVSIQVEYMDRGEGGTTNPHVFPEGSEPKVYLLYRPGHYDILYK is encoded by the exons ATGGCGGCGGAGGAACctcagcagcagaagcaggagcCGCTTGGCAGCGACTCCGAAG GTGTTAACTGTCTTGCTTATGATGAAGCCATCATGGCTCAGCAGGACCGAATTCAGCAAGAG ATTGCTGTGCAGAACCCACTGGTCTCGGAGCGGCTGGAGCTCTCTGTCCTATACAAAGAGTATGCTGAGGACGACAACATCTATCAACAGAAGATCAAG GACCTCCACAAAAAGTACTCATACATCCGCAAGACCAGGCCTGATGGAAACTGTTTCTATCGCGCTTTCGGATTCTCCCACTTGGAGGCGTTGCTGGACGACAGCAAGGAATTGCAGCG GTTCAAGGCTGTGTCTGCCAAGAGCAAAGAGGACCTGGTGTCCCAGGGCTTCACTGAGTTCACAATTGAGGATTTCCACAACACG TTCATGGACCTGATCGAGCAGGTGGAGAAGCGGACCCCCGTGGCTGACCTGCTGGCCTCCTTTAACGACCAGAGCACCTCGGACTACCTGGTGGTCTACCTGCGGCTGCTCACCTCAGGCTATCTGCAGCGCGAGAGCAAGTTCTTTGAGCACTTCATCGAGGGCGGGCGCACCGTCAAGGAGTTCTGCCAGCAG GAGGTGGAGCCCATGTGCAAGGAGAGCGACCACATCCACATCATCGCGCTGGCCCAGGCGCTCAGCGTCTCCATCCAGGTGGAGTACATGGACCGCGGCGAGGGCGGCACCACCAACCCCCACGTCTTCCCCGAGGGCTCCGAGCCCAAGGTCTACCTGCTCTACCGGCCCGGACACTACGACATCCTCTACAAGTAG
- the COX8A gene encoding cytochrome c oxidase subunit 8A, mitochondrial, which translates to MSVLTPLLLRGLTGPARRLPVPRAQIHSKPPREQLGTMDIAIGLTSCFLCFLLPSGWVLSHMENYKKRE; encoded by the exons ATGTCTGTGCTGACTCCACTGCTGTTGAGAGGCCTGACAGGCCCTGCCCGGCGGCTCCCAGTGCCGCGTGCCCAGATACATTCCAAGCCGCCGCGGGAGCAGCTCGGGACCATG GATATCGCCATTGGGCTCACCTCCTGCTTCCTgtgtttcctcctgccttccggCTGGGTCCTGTCACACATGGAGAACTACAAGAAGCGGGAGTGA